The following are from one region of the Muntiacus reevesi chromosome 3, mMunRee1.1, whole genome shotgun sequence genome:
- the LOC136165203 gene encoding NHS-like protein 1 isoform X1, whose amino-acid sequence MKKEGSSGSFRLKSNPGSLSRAVSWINFSSLSRQTKRLFRSDGELSVCGQQVEADDENWTYRTQPRKAVSNLDEESRWTVHYTAPWHQQENVFLPTTRPPCVEDLHRQAKLNLKSVLRECDKLRRDGYRSSQYYSQGPTFAANSSPLCDDYQDEDEETDPKCSISSSEEERLTSTRRPKTPTSSDCSDLHTQTNWTKSLPLPTPEEKMRQQAQTVQADVVPINITGENFDRQASLRRSLIYTDTLVRRPKKVKRRKTITGVPDSIQKELASGGTGQDDVGGHSTYAPDHYSTLGRLDSYRSTGQRSETRDSSCQTEEVKVVPPSMRRIRAQKGQGIAAQMSHFSGSSGNMSVLSDSAGVVFPSRLNSDAGFHSLPRSGARANVQSLEPRLGALGPAEDLDGTFPYQRGHPQVDEDFGHLGAAPRMGTLLRPKSQELRHFEGENVTSPACVVSPHTSYSTSIIPNATLSSSSEIIVIHTAQSSGQLDSKITSSSSYSKFRSRDHLLSKQKDSHHSSSATTLLSLCDSEVSLNTPANRENGSQAMAYNCRNNLSIPAHPQDVDNKSESSYSGRGQGASVEPWEYGASGSGRASPLKPHLAAPGYSTPASNTSSCSLDQTSNKDDTRSVYSEDHDGYCPTLHPDSGHRAGDLCNSNDGFGNPRHSVVNVFDGRAQRHQGDRSNCQDKSLARSISLKKAKKPPLPPSRTDSLRRVPKKNIQSNGQVLNESLIASLQHSLQLNLPGKGGSSPSQSPCSDFEEPWLPRSRSQSTVSAGSSLTSATAPNVYSVCGLTPAQSDTSSVRSEYTDAWGYYIDYTGVQEDRGGAGGAGQAGSAASPGSGPGRHLLEGSRAAVPAVPPVPGGAVKPKITSPEKSHRVTSPSSGYSSQSNTPTALTPVPVCIKSMSPASGKGKPKPKVPERKSSLVSSVSVSSSSTSLSSNTSTEGSGTVKRLDSALVSPLAAAPHESPAAPCPADKSPFLPPPPPLADFPEGSPLPRSPLFPPPPPEVLAPFCAPNDACFPPPPTALSPPFLDSSASLPPPPPALPPSVPPPAPPLDPKLMKEARPSFKKPGQPESSRGPCRQPSTKEEGSRPPMPLITTEALQMVQLRPVKKNSGSEVAPLQEHASQEKQTPVVPQYHLKPSAFLKSRNSIHEMESESQPASATSSLPTPAKSSTQGHQDSAAERGLQSHSPAGEAEAGAGATPPLGASPGRKPPPISKKPKLSFLVPPPQRDFTAEPAENVSAASPSPTSGEARERGVAGAGSDDTDAGSSVVLVGGAAGSESPGRVEANVPMVPAPAEEPGARNGVERCLPSQDPGPGVPEAETASSSSETCDFLKDDGGDEVMTPSRPRTTEDLFAAIHRSKRKVLGRKDSDDDHSRNHSPSPPVTPTGAAPSLASQKQVGSIQRSVRKSSTSSDNFKALLLKKGSRSDTSARMSAAEMLKNTDPRFQRSRSEPSPDTPESPSSCSPNKNRRAQEEWAKTEGLMPRSLSFSGPRYGRSRTPPSAASSRYSVRNRIQSSPMTVISEGEGEATEPVDSTAFRAPGAARGCSLDGLAGGGVDKGSLLCAGGPAAPLGAQAPGPAVGLPSAEGGGPSEQRGGLAGDES is encoded by the exons TGTTCTATCTCTTCATCAGAAGAGGAAAGACTTACTTCCACCAGGAGACCTAAGACGCCAACATCAAGTGACTGCTCTGACCTTCATACTCAAACCAACTGGACCAAGTCACTTCCCTTGCCAACACCAGAAGAGAAGATGCGGCAGCAAGCCCAAACAGTCCAGGCTGACGTGGTTCCTATTAACATAACTG GGGAGAATTTCGATCGCCAGGCCAGCCTTCGGCGGTCTCTAATTTACACAGACACTCTGGTAAGACGACCGAagaaagtcaaaaggagaaagacTATTACAGGAGTCCCTGACAGCATACAGAAGGAGCTAG CTTCGGGAGGCACTGGCCAAGATGATGTTGGTGGTCACTCGACGTACGCCCCAGACCACTACTCTACGCTCGGAAGGCTCGACAGCTATCGATCTACGGGACAGCGCTCAGAAACCAGGGATTCAAGCTGTCAGACAGAGGAAGTGAAAGTCGTCCCACCTTCGATGAGAAGAATCAGAGCCCAGAAGGGGCAAGGCATTGCGGCACAGATGAGTCACttctcaggctcctctgggaaCATGTCCGTGCTGAGTGACTCTGCGGGGGTCGTGTTCCCTTCCCGCCTCAACAGCGACGCCGGTTTCCACAGTCTTCCCCGGTCTGGAGCAAGGGCAAATGTTCAGTCCCTGGAGCCACGGCTGGGCGCCCTGGGCCCTGCGGAAGACCTGGACGGCACTTTCCCCTACCAGCGGGGTCACCCACAAGTAGATGAAGACTTTGGGCATCTAGGAGCTGCCCCGAGGATGGGAACACTGTTGAGGCCCAAATCTCAGGAGCTGAGGCACTTCGAGGGTGAGAACGTAACCAGCCCTGCGTGTGTGGTGTCTCCTCACACGAGCTACTCCACCAGCATCATCCCAAatgccacgctctcctcctctTCAGAGATCATTGTGATTCACACTGCTCAGAGCTCAGGGCAACTGGACAGTAAAATTACCAGCTCGTCTTCGTACTCAAAGTTCAGATCCAGAGACCACCTCCTCTCCAAGCAGAAAGACAGTCATCATTCATCCAGCGCAACCACGCTGCTGTCCCTCTGTGACTCCGAAGTCTCTCTAAATACACCAGCAAATCGGGAGAATGGGTCCCAGGCCATGGCCTATAACTGTAGAAATAACCTGAGCATCCCAGCCCACCCCCAGGATGTGGATAACAAGAGTGAGTCCAGTTATTCAGGCCGTGGCCAGGGTGCCAGCGTGGAGCCCTGGGAATACGGTGCCTCGGGTAGTGGGCGGGCATCCCCGCTGAAGCCACATTTGGCAGCTCCTGGTTACTCCACTCCTGCAAGCAACACGAGCAGCTGCAGTTTGGACCAGACCTCTAACAAGGATGATACCAGGTCTGTGTATTCAGAGGACCACGATGGCTACTGCCCTACTCTGCACCCGGACTCTGGACACAGAGCTGGGGATCTGTGCAATAGTAATGATGGCTTTGGGAACCCCAGGCACAGCGTGGTCAATGTTTTTGATGGAAGAGCGCAGAGACACCAAGGGGACCGGTCCAACTGCCAAGACAAGTCCCTCGCGCGAAGCATTTCTTTGAAGAAAGCCAAGAAGCCTCCCCTGCCACCCTCTCGGACGGACTCTCTGCGCAGGGTTCCCAAGAAGAACATCCAGTCGAACGGGCAGGTGCTGAACGAGAGCCTGATCGCCTCGCTCCAGCACTCGCTGCAGCTGAACCTCCCGGGCAAGGGCGGCAGCTCGCCCTCCCAGAGCCCCTGCAGTGACTTCGAAGAACCGTGGCTGCCTCGCTCCCGCAGCCAGAGCACCGTGAGCGCCGGCAGCAGCCTGACCTCCGCCACGGCGCCCAACGTCTACTCCGTGTGCGGGCTCACGCCGGCACAGAGCGACACGAGCAGCGTCAGGTCCGAGTACACAGACGCGTGGGGTTACTACATTGACTACACGGGAGTGCAGGAGGATCGGGGCGGCGCCGGCGGGGCCGGTCAGGCCGGCAGCGCAGCATCCCCTGGAAGCGGGCCGGGCCGCCATCTCCTGGAGGGGTCCCGGGCCGCGGTACCCGCGGTACCCCCGGTGCCCGGTGGCGCCGTCAAACCAAAGATCACATCGCCGGAGAAGTCGCACAGAGTCACGTCTCCATCCAGTGGGTATTCCAGCCAGTCGAACACGCCCACCGCTCTCACCCCTGTGCCTGTCTGCATAAAATCAATGTCACCAGCCAGCGGGAAGGGGAAGCCCAAACCCAAGGTGCCAGAGAGGAAGTCGTCTCTTGTATCTTCAGTAtccgtctcctcctcctccacgtcTCTTTCCTCGAATACTTCCACCGAAGGAAGCGGGACGGTGAAGAGGCTGGATTCAGCGCTGGTGTCTCCCCTCGCGGCTGCTCCTCACGAGTCTCCTGCAGCCCCTTGTCCCGCTGAcaagtctcctttcctccctcccccgccGCCTCTGGCAGATTTCCCCGAGGGCTCACCTCTGCCTCGTTCTCCCCTCTTCCCGCCTCCGCCCCCAGAAGTGCTCGCTCCCTTCTGTGCCCCCAACGACGCCTGCTTTCCTCCGCCCCCTACAGCGCTGAGCCCCCCTTTTCTGGATTCATCTGCCTCCCTGCCGCCTCCGCCACCTGCCTTACCCCCCTCAGTGCCCCCGCCTGCCCCACCGCTTGACCCCAAATTGATGAAAGAAGCCAGGCCTTCTTTCAAGAAACCTGGCCAGCCAGAGTCCTCCCGGGGGCCCTGCAGACAGCCTTCCACCAAGGAGGAGGGCAGCAGACCCCCCATGCCCCTGATCACCACTGAAGCGTTGCAGATGGTGCAGTTGAGgccagtgaagaagaactcaGGATCCGAGGTAGCCCCCTTACAGGAACACGCATCTCAGGAAAAACAAACTCCGGTTGTTCCCCAGTATCATTTAAAGCCATCTGCTTTCCTGAAATCCCGAAATAGCATACATGAAATGGAGAGTGAAAGCCAGCCTGCCTCCGCGACGAGCTCGCTCCCGACTCCTGCCAAGAGCTCGACTCAGGGTCACCAGGACAGTGCAGCCGAGCGTGGCCTCCAGAGCCACAGTCCGGCCGGGGAGGCGGAGGCCGGAGCCGGTGCCACCCCGCCCCTCGGCGCGTCGCCCGGCAGGAAGCCGCCCCCCATTTCCAAGAAGCCCAAACTGTCCTTCCTGGTGCCACCTCCGCAGAGGGATTTCACGGCGGAGCCCGCAGAGAACGTGAGCGCGGCGTCTCCCAGCCCCACGAGCGGAGAGGCACGAGAGAGGGGTGTAGCAGGGGCTGGTTCCGATGACACCGACGCTGGCAGCTCGGTGGTTCTTGTGGGAGGAGCTGCAGGATCCGAGTCCCCGGGCAGAGTGGAAGCCAATGTCCCCATGGTGCCAGCCCCTGCGGAGGAGCCAGGCGCCAGGAACGGCGTGGAGCGCTGCCTGCCTTCGCAGGACCCAGGGC CTGGGGTGCCGGAGGCTGAGACAGCCAGTTCTTCCTCCGAGACCTGTGACTTCCTTAAGGATGACGGGGGTGATGAGGTGATGACCCCCAGTAGACCACGGACCACAGAAGACCTTTTTGCCGCTATTCACAG GTCTAAGAGGAAAGTCCTTGGCCGTAAAGATTCAGATGATGATCACTCCCGAAACcattctccctccccaccagTGACACCCACAGGTGCTGCCCCCAGCCTGGCCTCCCAGAAGCAAGTGGGGTCCATTCAGAGAAGCGTCCGGAAGAGCAGCACCAGCAGTGACAATTTCAAAGCTCTGCTGCTGAAAAAGGGGAGTCGCTCGGATACCAGCGCCCGCATGTCAGCAGCCGAGATGCTCAAGAACACAGATCCTAGATTCCAGAGATCAAGGTCGGAGCCATCGCCAGACACGCCCGAGAGCCCGTCAAGCTGCTCCCCGAACAAGAACAGGAGGGCGCAGGAGGAGTGGGCCAAGACCGAAGGCTTGATGCCTCGGAGTCTGTCCTTCTCCGGCCCCAGGTACGGCCGCAGTCGAACGCCGCCTTCCGCCGCCAGCAGCAGGTACAGCGTGCGGAACCGGATCCAGAGCAGCCCCATGACCGTCATCTCGGAGGGCGAAGGGGAAGCCACGGAGCCCGTAGACAGCACGGCTTTTCGGGCCCCGGGTGCTGCGAGGGGATGTTCGCTGGATGGACTGGCGGGTGGTGGTGTGGATAAGGGCAGCCTGCTCTGTGCCGGGGGACCCGCCGCCCCGCTGGGGGCCCAGGCTCCTGGTCCGGCAGTGGGGCTGCCCAGCGCAGAGGGCGGGGGCCCTTCTGAACAGCGAGGCGGTCTCGCCGGGGATGAGAGTTAG
- the LOC136165203 gene encoding NHS-like protein 1 isoform X3: MVVFINTKIKSLIKLFKKKTVSNLDEESRWTVHYTAPWHQQENVFLPTTRPPCVEDLHRQAKLNLKSVLRECDKLRRDGYRSSQYYSQGPTFAANSSPLCDDYQDEDEETDPKCSISSSEEERLTSTRRPKTPTSSDCSDLHTQTNWTKSLPLPTPEEKMRQQAQTVQADVVPINITGENFDRQASLRRSLIYTDTLVRRPKKVKRRKTITGVPDSIQKELASGGTGQDDVGGHSTYAPDHYSTLGRLDSYRSTGQRSETRDSSCQTEEVKVVPPSMRRIRAQKGQGIAAQMSHFSGSSGNMSVLSDSAGVVFPSRLNSDAGFHSLPRSGARANVQSLEPRLGALGPAEDLDGTFPYQRGHPQVDEDFGHLGAAPRMGTLLRPKSQELRHFEGENVTSPACVVSPHTSYSTSIIPNATLSSSSEIIVIHTAQSSGQLDSKITSSSSYSKFRSRDHLLSKQKDSHHSSSATTLLSLCDSEVSLNTPANRENGSQAMAYNCRNNLSIPAHPQDVDNKSESSYSGRGQGASVEPWEYGASGSGRASPLKPHLAAPGYSTPASNTSSCSLDQTSNKDDTRSVYSEDHDGYCPTLHPDSGHRAGDLCNSNDGFGNPRHSVVNVFDGRAQRHQGDRSNCQDKSLARSISLKKAKKPPLPPSRTDSLRRVPKKNIQSNGQVLNESLIASLQHSLQLNLPGKGGSSPSQSPCSDFEEPWLPRSRSQSTVSAGSSLTSATAPNVYSVCGLTPAQSDTSSVRSEYTDAWGYYIDYTGVQEDRGGAGGAGQAGSAASPGSGPGRHLLEGSRAAVPAVPPVPGGAVKPKITSPEKSHRVTSPSSGYSSQSNTPTALTPVPVCIKSMSPASGKGKPKPKVPERKSSLVSSVSVSSSSTSLSSNTSTEGSGTVKRLDSALVSPLAAAPHESPAAPCPADKSPFLPPPPPLADFPEGSPLPRSPLFPPPPPEVLAPFCAPNDACFPPPPTALSPPFLDSSASLPPPPPALPPSVPPPAPPLDPKLMKEARPSFKKPGQPESSRGPCRQPSTKEEGSRPPMPLITTEALQMVQLRPVKKNSGSEVAPLQEHASQEKQTPVVPQYHLKPSAFLKSRNSIHEMESESQPASATSSLPTPAKSSTQGHQDSAAERGLQSHSPAGEAEAGAGATPPLGASPGRKPPPISKKPKLSFLVPPPQRDFTAEPAENVSAASPSPTSGEARERGVAGAGSDDTDAGSSVVLVGGAAGSESPGRVEANVPMVPAPAEEPGARNGVERCLPSQDPGPGVPEAETASSSSETCDFLKDDGGDEVMTPSRPRTTEDLFAAIHRSKRKVLGRKDSDDDHSRNHSPSPPVTPTGAAPSLASQKQVGSIQRSVRKSSTSSDNFKALLLKKGSRSDTSARMSAAEMLKNTDPRFQRSRSEPSPDTPESPSSCSPNKNRRAQEEWAKTEGLMPRSLSFSGPRYGRSRTPPSAASSRYSVRNRIQSSPMTVISEGEGEATEPVDSTAFRAPGAARGCSLDGLAGGGVDKGSLLCAGGPAAPLGAQAPGPAVGLPSAEGGGPSEQRGGLAGDES; this comes from the exons TGTTCTATCTCTTCATCAGAAGAGGAAAGACTTACTTCCACCAGGAGACCTAAGACGCCAACATCAAGTGACTGCTCTGACCTTCATACTCAAACCAACTGGACCAAGTCACTTCCCTTGCCAACACCAGAAGAGAAGATGCGGCAGCAAGCCCAAACAGTCCAGGCTGACGTGGTTCCTATTAACATAACTG GGGAGAATTTCGATCGCCAGGCCAGCCTTCGGCGGTCTCTAATTTACACAGACACTCTGGTAAGACGACCGAagaaagtcaaaaggagaaagacTATTACAGGAGTCCCTGACAGCATACAGAAGGAGCTAG CTTCGGGAGGCACTGGCCAAGATGATGTTGGTGGTCACTCGACGTACGCCCCAGACCACTACTCTACGCTCGGAAGGCTCGACAGCTATCGATCTACGGGACAGCGCTCAGAAACCAGGGATTCAAGCTGTCAGACAGAGGAAGTGAAAGTCGTCCCACCTTCGATGAGAAGAATCAGAGCCCAGAAGGGGCAAGGCATTGCGGCACAGATGAGTCACttctcaggctcctctgggaaCATGTCCGTGCTGAGTGACTCTGCGGGGGTCGTGTTCCCTTCCCGCCTCAACAGCGACGCCGGTTTCCACAGTCTTCCCCGGTCTGGAGCAAGGGCAAATGTTCAGTCCCTGGAGCCACGGCTGGGCGCCCTGGGCCCTGCGGAAGACCTGGACGGCACTTTCCCCTACCAGCGGGGTCACCCACAAGTAGATGAAGACTTTGGGCATCTAGGAGCTGCCCCGAGGATGGGAACACTGTTGAGGCCCAAATCTCAGGAGCTGAGGCACTTCGAGGGTGAGAACGTAACCAGCCCTGCGTGTGTGGTGTCTCCTCACACGAGCTACTCCACCAGCATCATCCCAAatgccacgctctcctcctctTCAGAGATCATTGTGATTCACACTGCTCAGAGCTCAGGGCAACTGGACAGTAAAATTACCAGCTCGTCTTCGTACTCAAAGTTCAGATCCAGAGACCACCTCCTCTCCAAGCAGAAAGACAGTCATCATTCATCCAGCGCAACCACGCTGCTGTCCCTCTGTGACTCCGAAGTCTCTCTAAATACACCAGCAAATCGGGAGAATGGGTCCCAGGCCATGGCCTATAACTGTAGAAATAACCTGAGCATCCCAGCCCACCCCCAGGATGTGGATAACAAGAGTGAGTCCAGTTATTCAGGCCGTGGCCAGGGTGCCAGCGTGGAGCCCTGGGAATACGGTGCCTCGGGTAGTGGGCGGGCATCCCCGCTGAAGCCACATTTGGCAGCTCCTGGTTACTCCACTCCTGCAAGCAACACGAGCAGCTGCAGTTTGGACCAGACCTCTAACAAGGATGATACCAGGTCTGTGTATTCAGAGGACCACGATGGCTACTGCCCTACTCTGCACCCGGACTCTGGACACAGAGCTGGGGATCTGTGCAATAGTAATGATGGCTTTGGGAACCCCAGGCACAGCGTGGTCAATGTTTTTGATGGAAGAGCGCAGAGACACCAAGGGGACCGGTCCAACTGCCAAGACAAGTCCCTCGCGCGAAGCATTTCTTTGAAGAAAGCCAAGAAGCCTCCCCTGCCACCCTCTCGGACGGACTCTCTGCGCAGGGTTCCCAAGAAGAACATCCAGTCGAACGGGCAGGTGCTGAACGAGAGCCTGATCGCCTCGCTCCAGCACTCGCTGCAGCTGAACCTCCCGGGCAAGGGCGGCAGCTCGCCCTCCCAGAGCCCCTGCAGTGACTTCGAAGAACCGTGGCTGCCTCGCTCCCGCAGCCAGAGCACCGTGAGCGCCGGCAGCAGCCTGACCTCCGCCACGGCGCCCAACGTCTACTCCGTGTGCGGGCTCACGCCGGCACAGAGCGACACGAGCAGCGTCAGGTCCGAGTACACAGACGCGTGGGGTTACTACATTGACTACACGGGAGTGCAGGAGGATCGGGGCGGCGCCGGCGGGGCCGGTCAGGCCGGCAGCGCAGCATCCCCTGGAAGCGGGCCGGGCCGCCATCTCCTGGAGGGGTCCCGGGCCGCGGTACCCGCGGTACCCCCGGTGCCCGGTGGCGCCGTCAAACCAAAGATCACATCGCCGGAGAAGTCGCACAGAGTCACGTCTCCATCCAGTGGGTATTCCAGCCAGTCGAACACGCCCACCGCTCTCACCCCTGTGCCTGTCTGCATAAAATCAATGTCACCAGCCAGCGGGAAGGGGAAGCCCAAACCCAAGGTGCCAGAGAGGAAGTCGTCTCTTGTATCTTCAGTAtccgtctcctcctcctccacgtcTCTTTCCTCGAATACTTCCACCGAAGGAAGCGGGACGGTGAAGAGGCTGGATTCAGCGCTGGTGTCTCCCCTCGCGGCTGCTCCTCACGAGTCTCCTGCAGCCCCTTGTCCCGCTGAcaagtctcctttcctccctcccccgccGCCTCTGGCAGATTTCCCCGAGGGCTCACCTCTGCCTCGTTCTCCCCTCTTCCCGCCTCCGCCCCCAGAAGTGCTCGCTCCCTTCTGTGCCCCCAACGACGCCTGCTTTCCTCCGCCCCCTACAGCGCTGAGCCCCCCTTTTCTGGATTCATCTGCCTCCCTGCCGCCTCCGCCACCTGCCTTACCCCCCTCAGTGCCCCCGCCTGCCCCACCGCTTGACCCCAAATTGATGAAAGAAGCCAGGCCTTCTTTCAAGAAACCTGGCCAGCCAGAGTCCTCCCGGGGGCCCTGCAGACAGCCTTCCACCAAGGAGGAGGGCAGCAGACCCCCCATGCCCCTGATCACCACTGAAGCGTTGCAGATGGTGCAGTTGAGgccagtgaagaagaactcaGGATCCGAGGTAGCCCCCTTACAGGAACACGCATCTCAGGAAAAACAAACTCCGGTTGTTCCCCAGTATCATTTAAAGCCATCTGCTTTCCTGAAATCCCGAAATAGCATACATGAAATGGAGAGTGAAAGCCAGCCTGCCTCCGCGACGAGCTCGCTCCCGACTCCTGCCAAGAGCTCGACTCAGGGTCACCAGGACAGTGCAGCCGAGCGTGGCCTCCAGAGCCACAGTCCGGCCGGGGAGGCGGAGGCCGGAGCCGGTGCCACCCCGCCCCTCGGCGCGTCGCCCGGCAGGAAGCCGCCCCCCATTTCCAAGAAGCCCAAACTGTCCTTCCTGGTGCCACCTCCGCAGAGGGATTTCACGGCGGAGCCCGCAGAGAACGTGAGCGCGGCGTCTCCCAGCCCCACGAGCGGAGAGGCACGAGAGAGGGGTGTAGCAGGGGCTGGTTCCGATGACACCGACGCTGGCAGCTCGGTGGTTCTTGTGGGAGGAGCTGCAGGATCCGAGTCCCCGGGCAGAGTGGAAGCCAATGTCCCCATGGTGCCAGCCCCTGCGGAGGAGCCAGGCGCCAGGAACGGCGTGGAGCGCTGCCTGCCTTCGCAGGACCCAGGGC CTGGGGTGCCGGAGGCTGAGACAGCCAGTTCTTCCTCCGAGACCTGTGACTTCCTTAAGGATGACGGGGGTGATGAGGTGATGACCCCCAGTAGACCACGGACCACAGAAGACCTTTTTGCCGCTATTCACAG GTCTAAGAGGAAAGTCCTTGGCCGTAAAGATTCAGATGATGATCACTCCCGAAACcattctccctccccaccagTGACACCCACAGGTGCTGCCCCCAGCCTGGCCTCCCAGAAGCAAGTGGGGTCCATTCAGAGAAGCGTCCGGAAGAGCAGCACCAGCAGTGACAATTTCAAAGCTCTGCTGCTGAAAAAGGGGAGTCGCTCGGATACCAGCGCCCGCATGTCAGCAGCCGAGATGCTCAAGAACACAGATCCTAGATTCCAGAGATCAAGGTCGGAGCCATCGCCAGACACGCCCGAGAGCCCGTCAAGCTGCTCCCCGAACAAGAACAGGAGGGCGCAGGAGGAGTGGGCCAAGACCGAAGGCTTGATGCCTCGGAGTCTGTCCTTCTCCGGCCCCAGGTACGGCCGCAGTCGAACGCCGCCTTCCGCCGCCAGCAGCAGGTACAGCGTGCGGAACCGGATCCAGAGCAGCCCCATGACCGTCATCTCGGAGGGCGAAGGGGAAGCCACGGAGCCCGTAGACAGCACGGCTTTTCGGGCCCCGGGTGCTGCGAGGGGATGTTCGCTGGATGGACTGGCGGGTGGTGGTGTGGATAAGGGCAGCCTGCTCTGTGCCGGGGGACCCGCCGCCCCGCTGGGGGCCCAGGCTCCTGGTCCGGCAGTGGGGCTGCCCAGCGCAGAGGGCGGGGGCCCTTCTGAACAGCGAGGCGGTCTCGCCGGGGATGAGAGTTAG
- the HEBP2 gene encoding heme-binding protein 2, whose translation MAEVLEPDPGAAEGSEAPAVETPGWEVPEDAGPQPGSYEIRHYGPGKWVSTAVESMDWDSAMQTGFTRLTSYIQGKNEKEMKIKMTAPVMSYVEPGSGPFSEPTITISLYIPSEQQSDPPRPAESDVFIEDRAEMTVFVRSFDGFSSAQKNQEQLLTLASILREEGKVFDEKVYYTAGYNSPFKLLDRNNEVWLIQKNEPSKERE comes from the exons ATGGCCGAGGTGCTGGAGCCCGATCCCGGGGCAGCCGAGGGCTCGGAGGCCCCCGCGGTGGAGACGCCGGGCTGGGAGGTCCCGGAGGATGCGGGCCCCCAG CCCGGAAGTTATGAGATCCGACACTACGGGCCTGGCAAGTGGGTCAGCACTGCGGTTGAGTCTATGGACTGGGATTCAGCCATGCAGACTGGCTTTACAAGGCTGACCAGCTACATTCAAGGCAAAAACGAGAAAG AGATGAAAATAAAGATGACAGCTCCAGTGATGAGCTACGTGGAGCCTGGCTCAGGTCCTTTTAGCGAGCCTACCATTACCATTTCCCTGTATATCCCCTCTGAACAGCAATCTGATCCGCCCAGGCCTGCAGAGTCCGATGTCTTCATTGAAGACAGAGCCGAGATGACGGTGTTTGTACG GTCTTTCGATGGATTCTCTAGTGCCCAAAAGAATCAAGAACAACTCTTGACATTAGCAAGCATtttgagggaagaaggaaaagttTTCGATGAAAAGGTTTACTACACCGCAGGCTACAATAGCCCTTTCAAACTACTTGATAGAAATAATGAAGTATGGTTGATCCAGAAAAATGAACcttccaaagaaagggaatga